The sequence below is a genomic window from Paenibacillus sp. DCT19.
TTCGCGAACCTCGAACATTTTGGCACGACCCATACCCGGTTTGCGTCCCAAACGCTCCTGCTCATCTTTCGATGGATGATCCCATCTACGCTCAATACCCTCAAATATTTTCAGTCCCAGATAATATGGATTCAGGCTTTGTTTGGATGGCTGCACGACAGAGGAATTCAGCTTGGCGAATTCAATGGTATCTTCACTACTTAGATCCAATTCGCGTATAATGCGTTGATGCCAGTATGAAGCCCAGCCTTCGTTCATGATCTTGGTTTCCATCTGTGGCCAGAAATAAAGCATTTCTTCGCGCATCATACTCATAATATCCCGCTGCCAATCCGTTAACACTTCGGAAAACTCTTGAATGAACCACATCACATCTTTTTCAGGCTCAGGTGGGAAGTGATGAACTTGAATTCCGTCCGTAGGCGTTTCCTCAACCTGTCTGTCATCCAGAGCCCATAAATCATCATACCGTCCTTCAGGTTTAGGTGCTTTGTCTCCACGTTGCTCCCGTACTTTCATTTCCATGTAACGTTGTTTGTCCAAATGACGGGGCTTGATAAGCTGTGGATCAACATGCTCCTGAATGGCAATGACCGCATCGATGAAGGCCTCCACGGCCTCCGTACCATATTCCATCTCATAGTTGCTGATCCGGTCGGCTGTTGCTGCCATGCTCTCGACCATATTGCGGTTGGACTTGGAGAAGCGGGCATTGTTTTTGAAAAAGTCACAGTGTGCAAGCACGTGTGCCACAATGAGTTTATTTTGGATAAGGGAGTTTCCGTCGAGCAAGAAGGCGTAACAAGGGTTAGAGTTGATCACAAGCTCGTATATTTTGCTGAGTCCAAAATCGTATTGCATCTTCATCTTGTGAAAGGTCTTGCCAAAGCTCCAGTGGCTGAAACGAGTGGGCATACCATAGGCACCAAAGGTGTAGATGATGTCGGACGGGCAGATCTCATAACGCATGGGATAGTAATCTAGGCCGAATCCATCGGCAATCTCCATAATTTCGTCAATGGCATATTCAAGGTCGCGGATTTCATCGGTCATCCTACACTGCCTCCTTCGCGTTTCTGAAAAAAGCTGCGCAAAGCTTTGTACACTTCGCTTTTTTCTTTGATCACATAATACATGAACTGATCCATCTTGATATGGCGATAAGCAGACATGAGTGTACTGCTTCGATTATATTGATTCACTTCGCCATATCCGAACATGTTGCTTCGTTTCATTAATTCGCCGATCAGCTTCACACAACGCTCGTTGTCAGAGGTCAGATTATCTCCGTCAGAGAAGTGAAACGGATAGATGTTGTAGCTGGAAGGAGGGTAACGTGAATCAATAATATCCAGTGCCTTCATATATACGGAGGAACAGATGGTGCCGCCGCTCTCGCCGCGGGTGAAGAATTCCTCTTCGGTAACCTCTTTCGCTTCGGTATGATGGGCAAGGAATACAATTTCCACCTTCTCATATTGACGACGCAGGAAGCGAGTCATCCAGAAGAAGAAGCTACGTGCGCAATATTTTTCGAAAGAGCCCATCGACCCTGAAGTATCCATCATGGCAATAATGACAGCGTTGGATTGTGGAATGATCTTATCTTCCCACGTCTTATACCGCAGATCGTCAGGACTGATGTGATGAATGCCGGGATTGCCCGTTGTTGCATTTCGCCGTAAGTTCTCCAAAATGGTTCGTTTCTTATCAATGTTAGACTGCATTCCTTTTTTGCGAATATCGTTGAACACGACCGTATGTGTCTCGATGAGATCTTTGTCCTTCTGTTTCAGATCTGGAAGCTCCAGTTCTGCGAATAACATATCTTCCAATTCCTCTATGCTAACTTCCGCTTCCACGATGTCATGACCGGGCTGATCGCCGGCTTTTTCGCCTTTTCCTGGCTTCTGCGACGCAGGATCACGACCGATGACGTCACCGACCTGACTGTCACCATCACCTTGCCCCACATGTTTTTGCTTCTGGTAGTTATACACAAAACGGTACTCATCCAGACTGCGGATTGGTACCTTGATGATTTGTTTTCCATCAGACATGATGATGTTTTCCTCCGTGATCAGATCCGGAAGATTTTGCTTAATGACATCTTTAACCTTTTGCTGATGGCGCTGTTGGTCCTGGTACCCTTTGCGGTGAAGCGACCAATCTTCCCGGGATACGACGAACGAGTAAGGCTGGTGTGAATTTGACATGTAGGCACCCCCCATTGATTACGCGGCACAGTTTGGCCTGTCGGTAATTAAGTATATTCACGGGCGGGGACGATATGTGATGCGAGAGCATATAAAATGATACAATTATGAGGCGAGTATCTTTGAATCATTCGGAATAGTCGCACCAGATGGGATGTTAAGCCTCATTTTAGACTATTTCAATTGGAACATATGTTTTTGTATAATTTCTCTGCGATAATTTACAAAAAACGGGAACAAGTATGATAAACTTCCTTTAGAATAGAAAAGTGCGAGTTCAAAAGTTGCGTTGCCATAAGGTATGTTTTGTCAGCCTTTAACGGACTTTTGGAATAACCTCGAAATGAAATTGATCTGGTATCCCATATGAGGATGCATGCAAAGGAAGGGTTTTATTTGGAGAAACGGGCGGTTAAAGCTTGGATTATGTATGACTGGGCTAATTCGGCTTATGCAACAACAGTGCTGGCGGCAGTACTTCCTGTCTTTTATGCCTCAGTCGCTGCAGCGACACTAGACGCGGATACGGCTGCGTCTTATTTGGCGTACACTCATTCCATCGGTATGTTATGTGTGGCTTTACTTACACCTTTGCTAGGCACAATTTCCGATCTATCAGGACGTAAAGGGGACTTCCTTCGGGTATTTGCCATCATAGGCATACTCGCTACACTGGGATTCAGCATTGTAGGGGAGGGAGACTGGCTCCTGGCATCGGTACTGCTCATTATTTCTACGATTGGTTTTGCAGGCGGTAATACGTTCTATGATGCCATGTTGCCTGATCTAGTGCCGATTGAACGGCGAGAGATGGTCTCTTCCAAAGGATACGCATATGGTTACATTGGCGGAGGTTTGCTGTTAGCAATTAACTTGTTAATGATACAACAGCCAAGCTGGTTTGGCTTAAGTAGCACATTAGCGGGTACTCGGCTTGCCTTTATCTCTGTAGCGATCTGGTGGTTACTGTTCTCTATTCCGATCTTCCGCTTCGCTCCGCGCCGTCCTGCGGCAAGAGATTTACCACAATCGTGGACAGGGTACGCTAGAGTAGGCGTGCGCAGATTGCGTCAAACGTTCAAACAGATGTTACGTTTTCCTCAATTGATACGCATGCTGGTTGCCTTTTGGTTTTTTAACGATGGAATTAATACCATTATCCTGATGGCTACCATATACGGGACAAGCATTGGTATTGGAACTACGGATCTTATGCTTGCGCTGTTAATTACCCAATTCGTTGGTTTCCCTTGTACGTTATTACTGGGGGCTTGGGCACAGCGTTGGGGAGCCAAACGAGTATTGCTGGTAAGCTTGTCGGTGTACATATGTATTGTCATTCTCGGTTATTTCATGACAGAGGCGCTTCATTTCTATATACTTGCCGGGCTTGTTGGTGTCGTGCAGGGTGTCAGTCAATCTACGGCACGTTCCTTGTTCAGTAATCTGATGCCTTCTGGCAGAACAGGTGAGTATTTTGGATTCGTGAACATAACAGGCAAATTTTCCTCTATCTTTGGGCCGTTTGTGTTCGGACTGGTGGGTCAATTAACGGGTTCAAGTCGTTGGGGAATACTGTCTTTGATTTTCTTCTTTGTTGCAGGTATTGCTTTCTTGTTAACGGTCAAAGTACAGGAGGGAATCACGGATGCCAAGCTTGCAGATCAGGAGGATCAGAAGCAGTGGGGCGGACGTGTACCCAAGGTTGGATCAGATATAAATGTATCGGGGTAACAGCGATCGGCTGCAATTCATGTCATAACCCTATAGAGCTTCAGGTCAGTTCATTCATTGAACAGATCCTGAAGTTTTTTTTATTTGGCTACAAGTCATAAATGAGAAGAAGGTCGGAATAGGTATGGAGGGGTGATTCCACAACGGCAGAAACGAAGATTCGCACGAAAATTATGAAAAATTGAAAATAAAAGATTGACATGATACATTTTGTATCATAGAGTAAAACTATGAATACATAACGTATCAAAAACGTTGTCGAAAGTACATATATTGTCTAGGCATACGAAATCACGTCTGATCCTCAAGTTTTGCTGAGTATACCAACTGCATGCTTATTATATAAACAAAAGGAGAGGATGCCATTGGTAGATATTCAAGGTAACGGTCTTGTATTTTTACTTTGTGTCCCCCGCAGTGGAAGTTCACTCTCCACCGTCATGTTACAAAATCACAGCCGCATATTTGCTACACAAGAAATGTGGTTCTTGATGAGTCTGGTCGATCTGGCTAAAGTAGACCCTCGCCCGTATGGTGGCAATGCCATCATTCGTCAGTTCTATAGTGCGATGGTATCTGAGGATGTATTTGAACAAGCGTGTCGACAGTTCGCCCTAGAAATCTATAATGGTTTCTTACAAGGCAGCGGGGCAGACTTCGTTATTGATAAATCTCCGCGTTACTATTACATGCTGGAATGGCTTGACCGTCTTTTTCCACAGTCCAAGCGAATTCATCTCCAGCGTAATCCACTTTCCATTGCTGCATCGTTCAAAAAAGTTAATCGTAACTCAGGCAATGGATTCGAACTCATTCAGAGTTTACAAAGTCCCGAATTGAATATGAGAGCAGTTGACCTGACCTTAGGTTTGCTCAGGCTAAATGATTACTTTGAGGTGAAGCATCCTCAAGCTTATGAGATAAAGTATGAACAACTCGTCGCAAGTCCTAAGGACGAACTGGAGAAGCTGTGCAGCTTTCTCGGAATCGGCTATGAACAGGGCATGGAGCAATATGGACGGTTTGTGGATACGACGAAATCCAATATGTTCTACAGTATGGGTGTAGGTGATCCGTTTTTGTCATCACATCAGGCAGCACACAAGGATTCTGTTAACAACTGGAAAGAGATACTGGATCGTCAGGAAGTTGAACTGTATTGCCGAACCATTGGAGCAGATCTGTTTCATCGAATGGGATATAGCCAGCAATTAGAGGAAGCAGAGCAATGGACAGGTGTGCGCTATGAAGCGAGTGCAGATCAAGAGGTTGTAGATCGACTCACACTTCAATTCACCAAAGCAACCGGATGTGAGTGGCAATCTCATTACCGAATAAAGCCTGAAGTTGTAACCGTTGATTCCGAGCATGAAAGATCAGATGCCACGGATACACAAGAAGCGTCAGCAACCGATCCGACCCTAGCTGCATTAGCAACGATAAGGCAACTGGAAGCTGCATTACGTGCTGCGGATCACCGGTTAGAGCGAGGTTATAACGAGCGTGAGAGATTAAAGTTACAATTGGCCTCTACGCAAAGCAAGATACAGCGGATCAAATCCTTGATTCCATTTGGTCATCAGCTTAGTGCCTGGGCATCCCAGCGCAAGATTCTACGGGGAGGAAAGTCATGAGCGCTATTGCGGGGATTGTTCACACCGAGGGTCAAGAAGCACTGTGGGAGGATAGTTGGCGTCTGTATGCCAGCCTGGGTCATATTCCAGCAGATACTACTGGGGTGTGGAAAGGCAATGAAGCATTCCTGAGTTGCCATGCGCAGTGGATTACACCCGAATCTGTTCATGAAAAAATACCTCTATATGACGAGGTCAGCGGCCTCTCTATTACGGCTGACGCGATTCTGGACAATCGGGAGCAATTAGCAGACCAATTGCAGATATCGAGAAGAGAATTAGTCGAATTGCCAGATAGTGAGTTAATTCTAAGAGCTTATCAACGATGGCAGACAGACGTGACAAGCAAACTGCTTGGAGATTTTGCATTTGCCATCTGGGATGATCGCAAGCGTACCTTGTTTGCAGCTAGAGATATTACAGGCATGAGATCGCTATACTACCGCCATGATGGACAGCGCTTTGCTTTCTGTACCCTCATGAATCCCTTGCTATCGTTAGAGGGAGTTTCCAAAGAATTAAGCGAATCCTGGTTATCCGAGTTTCTCGCCATCCCTGCAATGCATGGTGCAGCAGATATCCAATTGACTGCATATCGGGGTGTGAGACAGCTCCCACCGGCGCATACGCTGTTATTTCGAGACGGTAAGATCGAGTTGAATCAGTACCATCGTTGGGATGAGGTTGAACCACTTCGCCTCAAATCAGATGGAGAATATGTAGAAGCATTCCGCGAGGTTTTTGCAGAAGCTGTAAGCACAAGGTTGCGGACTCATCGGCAAGTGGCTGCAGCTTTAAGTGGTGGTCTGGATTCAGGAGCAGTTGTAGGCTTTGCTTCAGGTACACTGCGAAGCCAGGGGAAAACGCTGAATGCCTATAGTTATGTACCGGTGTCTGATTTCAAAGATTATACACCCAAAACGTTGCTTGCGGATGAGCGGCCCTTCATTCGATCTACAGTGAACCATGTAGGGAACATCTCGGAGAATTATCTTGATTTTGAAGGTAGAAGTCCCTTCAGTGAAGTGGACACATGGCTCGACATGATGGAGATGCCTTATAAATTTTTTGAAAACTCGTTCTGGATTCGAGGCTTCTATGAAAAGGCTAGCCAGCAGGATGCGGGTGTTCTACTCACTGGAGCAAGAGGCAACTTCACGATCTCCTGGGGGCCGGCACTAGAATATTATGCAAGTTTGATGCGTAGTGGACGCTGGCTGAGGCTGTTAAAAGAAATGAAGCAGTATAGTTCACGTACAGGGATGAAATTTTCACGGATTGCCCGAATCACAGCACAAAAGGCCTACCCAGAGAGGTTTCAGAATTCTCGTAATGGTGCAACTCCAAACGCAACCAATCAATTAATACATCCGGAATTTGCACAAAAGACAGGCGTATTGGATCGCTTGGGTTCGCTGGTTGTACTACAGGGTGGAGCCCAGGCAGACGCTCTGAAAGTACGGGCGGAGAAGTTCAACAATCTGGCAATTGCAAGCAAAAATGGAGCGATGGCAACCAAATGCTCACTCCGTTATCGTGCATGGGAGCGAGATCCTACGAGTGATGCTCGTGTGATACAGTTTTGCCTTTCTGTACCGATTGAGCAATATGTTAATCAAGGCACAGATCGATCGTTAATCCGCCGGGCAACTTCACCCGAGCTACCGGATAATGTGAGACTGAATCAGCGTGTGCGAGGTGTTCAACCAGCCGATTGGTTACATCGCATGATTCCGGATTGGGGAGCGTTCACAAGTGAAATCCGGGCACTGTGTTCTGATAGCCGAGTAGCTGGCATATTAAACACAGATCGAATTTACACGGCTCTTCAAAACATACCCCAGCCTCGTCCGGAGCTTGCATCACATCCTGACTTGCGCTTAATGATGCATAGCCTCATTGTATACCGGTACATTCGTCAGTTCTGATATCCATGTGATATTCAGAAGGGATGCATGATCCTACATGCGCTCATGAAAGGGGGTGAATACAATGCAAATCGAAAAAAAGCAATGGCAAGCACCAGCACTGGAAGTTTTGGAAGTAAACCAAACCCTCGCAGGTAAAGGTTACAGACAAATCGACTGGATCACAGAACACGATGCTGATCTGTATGATCCACCTGTTTCCTAAGTAAGAATCAATAAGCTTTGTCATTATACTTAAAAGGGCGGAAAGGCAATAGCTTTCTTTTCGCCTCCGCCCTTATTAAGCCACGAATATAAGGGCTTTTTTACTTTTTAAGAGGTTGTTCAAAAAGTCCACTTTTGATTACGAATGATGCCTTGAGGCATCTCAGCATCGAATATGGAATTCAGCCGAAATAAGTGGACGTTTTAAATATTCACTTTCACAAACTTGCCAAGAGGAGGCGTTTACTGTTGTCTCTGCGTTATGAAGCCTATGGATTACACTGGATAAGCCAGATTCACATGCCGGAGCTCCGGATTGTGCCGAGTGGTCATGAACCGAAGACGAAGACCACAGACGTATACATCCAGTCCACCGATTTAACCCCCCTGTGGGAGTCATGGGATGTGGGGGACAGTAACTTTGTATGCAGAGATGGGAGCCTTTTTTTCGGGTAGCTGGAACAGGTCTCTTCTTGATGGAGCAAGGTCAGCGTATCCTGGTATCTCCTGAACCGGGAGCCGAAGAGAAAAAAGTTCGTTTATACATTCTGGGTACGTGTATGGCAGTAACGATGATGCAGCGTGGTATCCTTCCCCTTCATGGGAGTGCCGTAGTCATTGATGGATGGGCGTATGCATTTGTTGGTCACTCTGGTGCAGGAAAGTCTACACTATCGGCCGCACTCGCTTCACGCGGTTATCCGCTTATGACCGATGATGTGGTTGCATTGACGTGGGATGCAGGTGGAAGAGCGATTGTATCGCCAGGGTATCCGCAACAGAAGTTATGGCAAGCCAGCTTGGATGGTTTTGGCATGAATGAGCAGAACTACGCCACCATTCATGCCGAGGTAACGAAATATGCGATACCTGTTCAGCATTATTTTCATGATCGGGCTGTTCCGCTTGCGGGAGTATTCGAATTAGATCCGAGGCCAGAGGAAGCTTCAGCAAGCATTCAAATGACAGAAGTCATGGGATTGGAGCGGTTGCATCTATTGTGTACGCATACGTTCCGAAGCACACTTGTATCACGTCAAGGACTCGCACAATGGTTGTTCGAGACCGTTTCTAGGTTGTCGGCAAGTATAGAAGTTCACCGAATTACGAGGTCAGGCTCTGATTTTACGGCGTTTGAGATGGTAGATCGGATCATAGACCATGTACGCAAAGGAGTGTATACAGAACAATGAATATGACCCAACCAATCCATGAGCAGGATCGTTTCGTACAGAAGGAAGGCCATCTCGTCAGTGATATGGGCGGCGAGAAGGTGATGATGAGCATTCAAAGTGGCAGGTATTACAATCTGGGCAGTACAGGGGGACATATCTGGGAATTGATTGCGGAAGAGCGGACATTGACGGAGCTGGTTAATACACTCGCCTCGGAATATGAGATCGATCCTGAGGTTTGTCGTGAACAGGTTGTGCTGTTTCTGGAGCATTTGACCCGTGAGGGATTAATTAACATCACTCGTGGAGAATAGAAGATGTTTCGCAAAATAGTTCACAAAATCAAAGCGTACTTCTCATTAACAAGCACGCTGCGTCTTATGTTGTGGGAAGCTTTCTTCTATCTCGGAGTGGCGCGAATTCTTAAGGCTATGCCTTTTGCCAAAATTGCTCCAGGGCTCGGCATCCCCATGCATGAGACCCCGATGACTGGCTTGAATCGTAGTCAAATCGTCACCTTACGGAATGTGTCCAAAGCAATTATGCTCGCAAGCAAAATTACACCATGGCAAAGTCGCTGTCTCGTTATGGCTATTGCTGCAATGAAAATGCTAGAACGTCGCAACATCAGTAGTACGCTCTATATGGGAACGGCTCGGAATAAAGAAGGACAGATGATGGCTCACGCCTGGCTCAGAAGTGGGAAACTAATCGTGACCGGAGCTGATACGATGGATCAATACACCGTTGTTGGTGTGTTTGGTAAACAATGTTCAGAGAAGGGGTCTGGGGAGATTGTCTATGAATCTTGAATTTGAAGATTATACAACGGGGTTCCCGCAGGAACTCAAGCTGATGTTGTTCATGATCCAAAGTGATCCAACTTCTCAGCCATCATTATTGGAAGCGATGGCGGAGAACATCGATTGGAATCTATTTATGCGCTTGGTATACCATCATCGGCTATATTCGGTCATTTATCTACAGATCAAACATGCCAATATGTCATTTGTTCCAGCAAATGTCGTGGAGAGTCTTAGACAGGAGTACACAGCGAATACATTTCGTATGTTACACCTGACAGCTGAGATGGAGCAGGTATGCAGTACCTTGGATGGACAAGGGATTCGTAATATCACGTTGAAGGGACCGGCTCTGGCTCATGATCTGTATGGTGATATATCTATGCGTACATCGAAGGATCTGGATATCCTTATTCCTTTGGAGGATGTCGAAGCCGCTGAGGAAGTGCTGGAGAAGCTTGGATACATCACGAAGGAAGGGCGACGCATTACTGCGGTCCAGAGCTGGAAATGGCGAGAACATCATGTCTGTTATATGCATCCAGTCAAACGAACACAGGTGGAGGTTCATTGGCGCCTGAATCCGGATTCAGGCAAAGAGTCCGATTTTGAGGTGTTGTGGAAACGAAGCCGGTTGAGCACGTATACTCAAACCCCTGTACGAATGCTGGAGAAAGAAGATCTATGGGTGTATTTGGTGACACATGGTGCACGCCACGGTTGGTTCCGATTACGTTGGCTTTTGGATATTGATCAGATGATTCGTACAATGCAGATAAACACCGATCTTTTAATGAAACGCTTGAAAGCGGAGGGACGAGTGGCGATTGGAACGCAAGCTCTGCGCTTGGTCTCAGCTTTGCTGAATACACC
It includes:
- a CDS encoding SpoVR family protein; translated protein: MTDEIRDLEYAIDEIMEIADGFGLDYYPMRYEICPSDIIYTFGAYGMPTRFSHWSFGKTFHKMKMQYDFGLSKIYELVINSNPCYAFLLDGNSLIQNKLIVAHVLAHCDFFKNNARFSKSNRNMVESMAATADRISNYEMEYGTEAVEAFIDAVIAIQEHVDPQLIKPRHLDKQRYMEMKVREQRGDKAPKPEGRYDDLWALDDRQVEETPTDGIQVHHFPPEPEKDVMWFIQEFSEVLTDWQRDIMSMMREEMLYFWPQMETKIMNEGWASYWHQRIIRELDLSSEDTIEFAKLNSSVVQPSKQSLNPYYLGLKIFEGIERRWDHPSKDEQERLGRKPGMGRAKMFEVREFDSDTSFIRNYMTKQLTEDLDLYVFEKKGPDWKITDKSWENIRDQLVFSRVNGGSPYLVVQDADYLRTGELVLKHQYEGIELDLKYMERTLPYLYKLWGRTVHLETRVEEKPIWFTYDGKKHHRKFL
- the yhbH gene encoding sporulation protein YhbH: MSNSHQPYSFVVSREDWSLHRKGYQDQQRHQQKVKDVIKQNLPDLITEENIIMSDGKQIIKVPIRSLDEYRFVYNYQKQKHVGQGDGDSQVGDVIGRDPASQKPGKGEKAGDQPGHDIVEAEVSIEELEDMLFAELELPDLKQKDKDLIETHTVVFNDIRKKGMQSNIDKKRTILENLRRNATTGNPGIHHISPDDLRYKTWEDKIIPQSNAVIIAMMDTSGSMGSFEKYCARSFFFWMTRFLRRQYEKVEIVFLAHHTEAKEVTEEEFFTRGESGGTICSSVYMKALDIIDSRYPPSSYNIYPFHFSDGDNLTSDNERCVKLIGELMKRSNMFGYGEVNQYNRSSTLMSAYRHIKMDQFMYYVIKEKSEVYKALRSFFQKREGGSVG
- a CDS encoding MFS transporter; translation: MEKRAVKAWIMYDWANSAYATTVLAAVLPVFYASVAAATLDADTAASYLAYTHSIGMLCVALLTPLLGTISDLSGRKGDFLRVFAIIGILATLGFSIVGEGDWLLASVLLIISTIGFAGGNTFYDAMLPDLVPIERREMVSSKGYAYGYIGGGLLLAINLLMIQQPSWFGLSSTLAGTRLAFISVAIWWLLFSIPIFRFAPRRPAARDLPQSWTGYARVGVRRLRQTFKQMLRFPQLIRMLVAFWFFNDGINTIILMATIYGTSIGIGTTDLMLALLITQFVGFPCTLLLGAWAQRWGAKRVLLVSLSVYICIVILGYFMTEALHFYILAGLVGVVQGVSQSTARSLFSNLMPSGRTGEYFGFVNITGKFSSIFGPFVFGLVGQLTGSSRWGILSLIFFFVAGIAFLLTVKVQEGITDAKLADQEDQKQWGGRVPKVGSDINVSG
- a CDS encoding sulfotransferase, encoding MVDIQGNGLVFLLCVPRSGSSLSTVMLQNHSRIFATQEMWFLMSLVDLAKVDPRPYGGNAIIRQFYSAMVSEDVFEQACRQFALEIYNGFLQGSGADFVIDKSPRYYYMLEWLDRLFPQSKRIHLQRNPLSIAASFKKVNRNSGNGFELIQSLQSPELNMRAVDLTLGLLRLNDYFEVKHPQAYEIKYEQLVASPKDELEKLCSFLGIGYEQGMEQYGRFVDTTKSNMFYSMGVGDPFLSSHQAAHKDSVNNWKEILDRQEVELYCRTIGADLFHRMGYSQQLEEAEQWTGVRYEASADQEVVDRLTLQFTKATGCEWQSHYRIKPEVVTVDSEHERSDATDTQEASATDPTLAALATIRQLEAALRAADHRLERGYNERERLKLQLASTQSKIQRIKSLIPFGHQLSAWASQRKILRGGKS
- a CDS encoding asparagine synthase-related protein, with the translated sequence MSAIAGIVHTEGQEALWEDSWRLYASLGHIPADTTGVWKGNEAFLSCHAQWITPESVHEKIPLYDEVSGLSITADAILDNREQLADQLQISRRELVELPDSELILRAYQRWQTDVTSKLLGDFAFAIWDDRKRTLFAARDITGMRSLYYRHDGQRFAFCTLMNPLLSLEGVSKELSESWLSEFLAIPAMHGAADIQLTAYRGVRQLPPAHTLLFRDGKIELNQYHRWDEVEPLRLKSDGEYVEAFREVFAEAVSTRLRTHRQVAAALSGGLDSGAVVGFASGTLRSQGKTLNAYSYVPVSDFKDYTPKTLLADERPFIRSTVNHVGNISENYLDFEGRSPFSEVDTWLDMMEMPYKFFENSFWIRGFYEKASQQDAGVLLTGARGNFTISWGPALEYYASLMRSGRWLRLLKEMKQYSSRTGMKFSRIARITAQKAYPERFQNSRNGATPNATNQLIHPEFAQKTGVLDRLGSLVVLQGGAQADALKVRAEKFNNLAIASKNGAMATKCSLRYRAWERDPTSDARVIQFCLSVPIEQYVNQGTDRSLIRRATSPELPDNVRLNQRVRGVQPADWLHRMIPDWGAFTSEIRALCSDSRVAGILNTDRIYTALQNIPQPRPELASHPDLRLMMHSLIVYRYIRQF
- a CDS encoding paeninodin family lasso peptide, giving the protein MQIEKKQWQAPALEVLEVNQTLAGKGYRQIDWITEHDADLYDPPVS
- a CDS encoding aldolase encodes the protein MQRWEPFFRVAGTGLFLMEQGQRILVSPEPGAEEKKVRLYILGTCMAVTMMQRGILPLHGSAVVIDGWAYAFVGHSGAGKSTLSAALASRGYPLMTDDVVALTWDAGGRAIVSPGYPQQKLWQASLDGFGMNEQNYATIHAEVTKYAIPVQHYFHDRAVPLAGVFELDPRPEEASASIQMTEVMGLERLHLLCTHTFRSTLVSRQGLAQWLFETVSRLSASIEVHRITRSGSDFTAFEMVDRIIDHVRKGVYTEQ
- a CDS encoding lasso peptide biosynthesis PqqD family chaperone, whose product is MNMTQPIHEQDRFVQKEGHLVSDMGGEKVMMSIQSGRYYNLGSTGGHIWELIAEERTLTELVNTLASEYEIDPEVCREQVVLFLEHLTREGLINITRGE
- a CDS encoding lasso peptide biosynthesis B2 protein; the protein is MFRKIVHKIKAYFSLTSTLRLMLWEAFFYLGVARILKAMPFAKIAPGLGIPMHETPMTGLNRSQIVTLRNVSKAIMLASKITPWQSRCLVMAIAAMKMLERRNISSTLYMGTARNKEGQMMAHAWLRSGKLIVTGADTMDQYTVVGVFGKQCSEKGSGEIVYES
- a CDS encoding nucleotidyltransferase family protein — protein: MNLEFEDYTTGFPQELKLMLFMIQSDPTSQPSLLEAMAENIDWNLFMRLVYHHRLYSVIYLQIKHANMSFVPANVVESLRQEYTANTFRMLHLTAEMEQVCSTLDGQGIRNITLKGPALAHDLYGDISMRTSKDLDILIPLEDVEAAEEVLEKLGYITKEGRRITAVQSWKWREHHVCYMHPVKRTQVEVHWRLNPDSGKESDFEVLWKRSRLSTYTQTPVRMLEKEDLWVYLVTHGARHGWFRLRWLLDIDQMIRTMQINTDLLMKRLKAEGRVAIGTQALRLVSALLNTPLSSSYHNLLSTNSKAGERLARHGVLFMHEMVESPAHVKSYQSYLFALRSRRQKMFFFIERLYPSTWDVEQFPLPRYLHFLYFPLRPFLWFWRRMKRNTMAERG